The Chryseobacterium sp. 52 genome includes a region encoding these proteins:
- a CDS encoding SIS domain-containing protein, whose product MKRTDIISIAKNTLAIEISELEKLKNRINEDFAKAVEIIHSAKGKLIVVGIGKSAHVGNKIVATLNSTGTPSQFLHASEAIHGDLGVIQKQDVVLCISNSGNSPEIANLVPFLKDYSSALIGMTGNKNSKLAEFSEIVLDTHVDVEACPNKLAPTSSTTIQMALGDAMAVALMELNDFRENDFAKFHPGGSLGKNLVSKVDQFLSPQKPQVEENAPVRDVIISISASSHGITVVTHDEKIIGVITDGDLRRMLMKGDDISKIQAREIMSAHPKTIERDTLAKDAMKILKENNIGQLIVTENGTYFGIIDLHTLLDEGIN is encoded by the coding sequence ATGAAAAGAACCGACATTATTTCAATTGCTAAGAACACTTTAGCGATAGAAATTTCAGAACTTGAAAAATTAAAGAACAGGATCAATGAAGATTTTGCCAAAGCAGTAGAGATCATTCATTCGGCAAAAGGGAAATTAATTGTTGTGGGAATAGGGAAATCTGCCCATGTAGGCAATAAAATTGTTGCCACTTTAAATTCCACAGGGACGCCATCTCAGTTTCTTCATGCTTCGGAAGCCATCCACGGAGATCTTGGAGTGATCCAGAAGCAGGATGTGGTTTTATGCATCTCAAATTCCGGAAACTCCCCCGAAATAGCTAATCTTGTTCCTTTTTTAAAAGATTATTCTTCTGCTCTTATAGGAATGACCGGAAATAAAAACAGCAAACTTGCAGAATTTTCCGAAATTGTTCTGGATACTCATGTAGATGTTGAAGCCTGTCCGAACAAACTGGCACCAACAAGTTCTACCACGATCCAAATGGCTCTTGGAGATGCTATGGCTGTTGCTTTAATGGAACTTAATGACTTCAGAGAGAACGATTTTGCAAAATTTCACCCGGGAGGAAGCTTAGGGAAAAATCTGGTTTCAAAAGTAGACCAGTTCTTATCACCGCAAAAACCTCAGGTCGAGGAAAATGCTCCGGTAAGAGACGTTATTATTTCTATCAGTGCGTCAAGCCACGGAATTACAGTGGTTACTCATGACGAAAAAATCATTGGAGTGATTACGGACGGAGATTTGAGAAGAATGCTGATGAAGGGGGACGATATCAGTAAAATTCAGGCAAGAGAAATTATGTCTGCCCATCCTAAGACCATTGAAAGAGATACTCTGGCAAAAGACGCGATGAAAATTCTGAAAGAAAATAATATCGGACAGCTTATTGTCACGGAAAACGGAACGTATTTCGGAATCATTGATCTTCACACATTGCTTGATGAAGGGATCAATTAA
- a CDS encoding reprolysin-like metallopeptidase, whose amino-acid sequence MKKKIIFVCALASSFIGLQAQRWEPVSQKVTPVRKEVNVLYAYKVDVNSLRGLLKDAPEAGKGASPVIISLPTADGNIERFSVYSSPVVEKSMADRYELGAYSGVGIDNPHKQIRFSTAPNDFQSMIFDAVTGKYEFIEPITKEKDVYGIFLKSNKAQDGKPFECNTSETDYSKKEIAKLLKSKNVLSSAGSLNKNNDQKYRTYRLAISVNGEYTQLAGGVAGAATRINATMARVNGVFEKDFGIHMNVLDLPQLIFTDPVTDPYSNAVQNPNGSWSAPDAWNLQVQQSITAAIGNAGYDIGHFFGHRGGGGSAGRVGNVCINPADNNDDTSKGAAITSPLVVDQPFGDTYDIDFVAHEIGHQFGGNHTMSLAQHGAHMEPGSGSTIMGYAGITNANVQMHSDAYFHIKNIEEIQDYVNSKECGIVTTITTNTPPAIQPLPNKTIPKGTAFVLTASAADAQNDPMTYTWEQYDLAGTTFGPVSATRNNGANFRSLIPTNSPTRYFPKLSNVLNGTLSSTQDWETVSNVPRTMHFKVTVRDNNPDITKQQTQSEKINLDVGNDGPFKVTSATVYNNTPGAVTWDVVNTNSSPYNVQNVKIDYTTDNGANWTVITPSTPNDGAEPFSFSSLATGSGLKIRVSAIDNVFYTIGNATVAASNTCSSAAPAGITVSGITRFSASVSWTGLQGATYSLMYRKTGTIPWTTISAATNSSYISGLEEATQYEVQIANVCESAIGNYSASTNFTTLPFTKCTVTGTSAADEFISNVTVTPSGMAAVSNNSNGAAYTDYTTDPTKLITLTKGSSGNTVSIAKQWSADQYNDGVTAWIDFNRDGVFSNSEIIHTSAPSIITPVSGAFSVPADAYSAGNVTMRVVLAYENQPDNGCGSHRYGEVEDYPVRIQDQALSTNDVVKDHTAVQIYPNPAYDVLNVTNISSKAQFSIFNMAGQAVLNGAITNQKIPVSKLSTGVYVITIEDKGTISKLKFIKK is encoded by the coding sequence ATGAAAAAGAAAATTATTTTTGTTTGTGCTTTAGCGTCAAGCTTTATTGGTTTGCAGGCACAACGTTGGGAGCCCGTATCCCAAAAGGTCACTCCAGTAAGGAAGGAAGTTAATGTGTTGTATGCCTATAAAGTAGATGTAAACTCTCTCCGGGGTCTCTTAAAAGATGCTCCCGAAGCAGGAAAAGGCGCCAGTCCGGTTATTATTTCTTTACCTACAGCAGATGGCAATATAGAAAGGTTTTCGGTTTACAGCTCTCCGGTAGTTGAAAAATCAATGGCAGACCGCTATGAGCTGGGAGCTTATTCAGGGGTTGGAATAGATAACCCTCACAAGCAGATCAGATTCAGTACAGCCCCTAATGATTTTCAATCAATGATTTTTGATGCAGTTACCGGGAAATATGAATTTATTGAACCTATTACTAAGGAAAAAGATGTCTATGGTATCTTTTTGAAATCCAATAAAGCACAGGATGGAAAACCATTTGAATGTAATACCTCTGAAACGGACTACTCCAAGAAGGAAATCGCTAAGCTGTTAAAGTCTAAAAATGTCTTAAGCTCTGCAGGAAGCCTCAATAAAAACAATGATCAAAAGTACAGAACCTACCGTTTAGCCATCTCTGTAAACGGTGAATATACTCAACTTGCAGGAGGTGTTGCTGGTGCTGCAACCCGCATTAATGCTACAATGGCGAGAGTAAACGGTGTATTTGAAAAAGATTTCGGTATTCATATGAATGTCCTGGATCTTCCACAGCTGATTTTTACTGATCCGGTAACTGACCCTTATTCTAATGCTGTTCAGAATCCAAATGGAAGCTGGAGTGCTCCTGATGCCTGGAACCTGCAGGTACAGCAGTCTATTACTGCTGCCATAGGAAATGCCGGTTATGATATTGGACATTTCTTCGGGCACAGAGGTGGCGGCGGAAGTGCGGGCCGTGTAGGAAATGTGTGTATTAATCCCGCGGACAATAATGATGATACATCAAAAGGAGCGGCAATTACGTCTCCTCTTGTAGTAGATCAGCCTTTTGGAGATACTTATGATATAGATTTTGTAGCCCACGAAATAGGACATCAATTTGGAGGAAATCACACGATGTCTCTTGCTCAGCACGGGGCTCATATGGAGCCAGGATCAGGATCCACTATTATGGGCTATGCCGGTATTACCAACGCCAATGTTCAAATGCATTCTGATGCTTATTTCCATATCAAAAATATTGAAGAAATACAGGATTATGTAAATTCTAAAGAATGCGGTATCGTTACGACCATCACCACTAATACACCTCCGGCCATTCAACCGCTTCCCAATAAGACAATACCGAAGGGAACTGCATTTGTGTTAACGGCTTCTGCCGCTGATGCACAGAATGACCCAATGACCTATACATGGGAACAGTATGATCTTGCAGGGACTACTTTTGGTCCTGTAAGTGCAACCCGAAACAATGGGGCTAATTTCAGATCTCTGATTCCTACCAACTCTCCTACCCGTTATTTCCCTAAATTGTCCAATGTTCTTAACGGCACTCTTTCAAGTACTCAAGACTGGGAAACTGTATCCAACGTACCGAGAACGATGCATTTTAAAGTAACCGTAAGAGATAATAATCCTGATATTACAAAACAGCAAACCCAAAGTGAAAAGATTAATCTGGACGTTGGAAATGATGGCCCTTTCAAAGTAACTTCAGCTACTGTTTACAACAATACACCGGGAGCTGTCACCTGGGATGTTGTTAATACCAATAGCAGTCCTTATAATGTACAAAATGTTAAAATTGATTACACCACTGACAATGGAGCCAACTGGACGGTAATTACACCGTCAACTCCTAATGATGGAGCTGAACCGTTTTCATTTTCTTCACTGGCTACAGGTTCCGGTCTAAAGATCAGAGTAAGCGCTATTGATAATGTATTTTATACAATAGGTAATGCTACGGTTGCGGCATCCAATACATGTTCCTCAGCAGCTCCAGCCGGAATTACAGTTTCGGGAATTACGAGATTTTCTGCCAGTGTAAGCTGGACCGGACTGCAAGGGGCAACCTATTCTTTAATGTATAGAAAAACAGGAACAATTCCATGGACAACCATTTCTGCAGCAACCAACTCCAGTTATATTTCAGGACTGGAAGAGGCTACGCAGTATGAAGTTCAGATCGCCAATGTATGCGAATCTGCAATAGGAAATTATTCAGCTTCTACTAATTTTACAACCCTTCCGTTTACAAAATGTACGGTTACAGGAACAAGTGCTGCTGATGAATTTATTTCCAATGTTACTGTAACACCTTCAGGAATGGCTGCCGTTTCCAATAACAGTAATGGTGCTGCCTATACAGACTATACAACAGATCCTACAAAACTGATAACCCTTACAAAAGGATCTTCCGGAAATACAGTAAGTATTGCAAAACAATGGTCTGCTGATCAATATAATGATGGAGTTACGGCCTGGATAGATTTCAACAGAGACGGAGTTTTCTCTAATTCTGAAATCATTCACACCAGCGCACCGAGCATAATAACACCTGTTTCCGGAGCATTCAGTGTGCCTGCAGATGCATATTCCGCAGGAAATGTAACAATGAGGGTGGTATTAGCATATGAAAATCAACCAGACAATGGATGTGGCAGTCACAGATATGGTGAGGTGGAAGATTACCCTGTCCGAATCCAGGATCAGGCTCTAAGTACCAACGATGTAGTAAAAGATCATACGGCTGTACAGATTTACCCTAATCCGGCTTATGACGTCCTTAATGTGACAAATATTTCGTCTAAAGCACAGTTCAGCATTTTCAATATGGCAGGACAGGCTGTATTGAACGGTGCAATTACCAATCAAAAAATCCCTGTATCAAAACTGAGCACAGGAGTGTATGTCATTACCATTGAAGATAAAGGAACCATTTCAAAACTGAAATTCATTAAGAAGTAA
- the tatC gene encoding twin-arginine translocase subunit TatC: MDEKKEMSFLGHIGELRGHLVRSIIAIIIVAFAVGFNINWIMDHIFFGPTRNDFPTFRVVNHFSRMLLGEDSIHLPKEFPVRVQRLYQQFNVMMAVSIFGGIVGAFPYIVWELWRFIGPALHPKERKNSIFIINAVWILFMSGVLCGYFLILPFAVNFGVIFKISDIIIPLYDLSDYTTLFLQVILGMGIIFLFPILIYFLTSIGILTPKFMKTYRRHAIVLIMVVAAIITPADVLSMIMAALPLLVLYEFSIVMCSFTYKKVQRNAGNLPVVQK; the protein is encoded by the coding sequence ATGGACGAAAAAAAAGAAATGTCCTTTTTAGGACATATTGGAGAATTAAGAGGTCATCTTGTCCGCTCAATTATTGCCATTATAATTGTTGCCTTTGCCGTAGGATTCAATATCAACTGGATCATGGACCATATCTTTTTTGGACCTACAAGAAATGATTTTCCAACTTTCAGGGTAGTCAACCATTTTTCCAGAATGCTTTTAGGAGAAGACAGTATTCATCTTCCAAAGGAATTTCCGGTGCGTGTACAGAGACTGTATCAGCAGTTCAATGTGATGATGGCTGTTTCTATTTTCGGAGGTATCGTTGGTGCATTTCCTTATATAGTATGGGAACTGTGGCGATTTATAGGCCCTGCCCTTCATCCCAAGGAAAGAAAAAATTCTATCTTTATTATCAATGCGGTATGGATCCTGTTTATGTCGGGAGTTTTATGCGGTTATTTCTTAATTCTTCCTTTCGCTGTCAATTTCGGGGTTATTTTTAAGATTTCTGATATTATTATTCCGCTTTATGACTTAAGCGATTATACGACTTTATTTTTACAGGTAATTTTAGGTATGGGGATTATTTTCTTATTTCCTATTCTAATTTATTTCCTTACCAGCATAGGAATTCTGACACCAAAGTTTATGAAAACCTACCGCCGCCATGCTATTGTATTGATTATGGTCGTTGCTGCGATCATTACCCCTGCTGATGTTTTAAGTATGATCATGGCTGCCTTGCCTTTACTTGTACTGTATGAATTCAGTATTGTGATGTGTTCTTTCACTTACAAAAAAGTGCAGAGAAATGCAGGAAATCTCCCGGTGGTACAGAAGTAA
- a CDS encoding M1 family metallopeptidase — translation MKKLTYTLLFASGLVFGQFFEKDKVFTKQDTLKGSDTQFRNFWDVKKYDLSVEPDFTQKSIKGYNKISFEITRDVTDPVFQIDLQKPMKADKIEGDFPIANYKQEDDFIWVTAKKKFKKGEKYTINVTYSGKPVIAKNAPWDGGWVFTKDEKGNPWMSVADEGIGASIWLPTKDIWSDEPENGIIMKIITPNDLVGVGNGRLTGKKTEGGKTAYTWEVKNAINAYSIIPNIGKYVNFKDTFNGEKGKLDLDYWVLDYNLEKAKKQFQQVKPMLSAFEYWFGPYPFYEDSYKLVDSPYLGMEHQSNVAYGNGYQNGYRGIDFSGTGVGLKWDYIIIHESGHEWFANNITAKDQADMWIHESFTMYSEVLFTEKYMDKKSADIYAVGIRNKIENDVPIIGKYGVRNEGSGDMYPKGASMLHTIRQVINNDEKFRQILRGLNKDFYHQTVTTKQIEDYMSSKSGIDLSGIFNQYLRTVKIPTLEYSQNGETLKFRYTDVIKDLKLPIIINGDQTINPTENWQTVKLKKSTPVELNTNYYINYSKV, via the coding sequence ATGAAAAAGCTGACATACACACTTTTATTTGCTTCGGGACTTGTTTTCGGGCAGTTTTTTGAAAAAGATAAGGTTTTTACCAAACAGGATACACTGAAAGGTTCTGATACTCAATTTAGAAATTTTTGGGATGTCAAAAAATATGACCTTTCCGTAGAACCGGATTTTACACAGAAAAGTATTAAAGGATATAATAAAATCAGCTTTGAAATCACCAGAGATGTCACTGATCCTGTTTTTCAGATCGACCTGCAGAAGCCGATGAAAGCAGATAAAATAGAAGGTGATTTTCCGATTGCCAATTATAAACAGGAGGATGATTTTATTTGGGTTACTGCCAAAAAGAAATTCAAAAAAGGTGAAAAATATACTATTAATGTAACCTATTCCGGTAAGCCTGTGATTGCAAAAAATGCACCCTGGGACGGAGGCTGGGTTTTCACTAAAGATGAAAAAGGAAATCCGTGGATGAGTGTTGCTGATGAAGGAATTGGAGCGTCTATCTGGTTACCGACAAAAGATATCTGGAGTGATGAACCGGAAAACGGAATTATCATGAAGATTATTACACCTAATGATCTTGTTGGGGTAGGAAACGGAAGGTTGACCGGCAAAAAAACAGAAGGTGGAAAAACAGCGTATACCTGGGAAGTGAAGAACGCTATTAATGCCTATTCCATTATTCCGAATATTGGAAAATATGTCAATTTTAAAGATACATTTAATGGTGAAAAAGGAAAACTGGACCTTGATTACTGGGTGCTGGACTATAATCTGGAAAAAGCAAAGAAACAGTTTCAGCAGGTAAAACCTATGCTTTCTGCATTTGAATACTGGTTTGGGCCCTATCCTTTCTACGAAGATTCCTATAAACTGGTTGATTCTCCTTATCTGGGAATGGAGCACCAGAGTAATGTTGCCTACGGAAACGGTTATCAGAACGGCTACCGGGGGATTGACTTTTCGGGAACAGGGGTAGGTCTTAAGTGGGATTACATTATCATCCACGAAAGCGGTCATGAATGGTTCGCCAACAATATTACGGCAAAAGATCAGGCAGATATGTGGATTCATGAGAGTTTTACCATGTATTCCGAGGTTCTTTTCACTGAAAAATACATGGATAAAAAATCTGCTGACATCTATGCTGTAGGAATACGTAACAAGATCGAGAATGATGTTCCGATTATTGGAAAATACGGCGTGAGAAATGAAGGCAGTGGCGATATGTACCCTAAAGGAGCCAGCATGCTTCACACGATAAGACAGGTGATCAATAATGATGAAAAATTCAGACAGATCTTAAGAGGTCTGAACAAAGATTTTTATCATCAGACGGTAACCACAAAACAGATTGAAGATTATATGTCATCTAAATCGGGAATTGATCTGTCAGGTATTTTCAACCAATATTTAAGAACAGTAAAGATCCCGACTCTTGAGTATTCTCAAAACGGAGAAACTTTAAAATTCCGATATACGGATGTCATTAAAGATCTAAAACTTCCAATAATCATTAATGGGGATCAGACAATCAATCCTACAGAAAACTGGCAGACTGTAAAACTTAAAAAAAGTACACCTGTAGAATTGAATACAAACTATTATATCAATTACAGTAAAGTTTAG
- a CDS encoding glycosyltransferase, translating to MKKISVIFILPDLETGGAERIVTTIANHLSRDRFEPKILLLRKQGGYLNFLKKDVEIIDINTERIRHSLKPILGEIYRRKPDIVFSGFGEVNAYLALFIKLFPRTKFIARETNVVTQHVTRKEIKFFYNFYNNYQRIIAQSDDMMHDLIDNFNIKKKKIVKINNPVDFDFINEKLAVSVKPECFKYNHKNVVAIGNLSARKGFDNLLKVFSRLKNENILLHILGDGKDRDVLLQMKDFLGLKNVIFHGRHDNPYQFLKYADLFILSSRYEGFPNVLLEAGACGTYSLANNCPGGINEIIQHQVNGEVSNIENYEDFSQKVMKVLQGNYNRDAIKNSIRSRFSKDIILNQYEKLLLDLVGNS from the coding sequence ATGAAAAAGATTTCTGTCATATTTATTCTGCCGGACCTGGAAACCGGTGGTGCAGAAAGGATTGTTACCACTATTGCAAATCATCTTTCAAGGGATCGGTTTGAACCTAAAATTTTGCTGTTGCGTAAACAGGGCGGATATCTGAATTTTCTGAAAAAAGACGTTGAAATTATTGATATCAATACAGAACGCATCAGACATTCTTTAAAACCTATTTTAGGAGAAATTTACAGGCGGAAACCGGATATTGTATTTTCTGGTTTTGGAGAAGTAAATGCTTATCTGGCCCTTTTTATCAAACTTTTTCCGAGAACGAAATTTATTGCCAGAGAAACCAATGTTGTGACGCAGCATGTGACCAGAAAAGAAATCAAGTTTTTCTACAATTTTTACAATAACTATCAGAGAATCATTGCGCAAAGTGATGATATGATGCATGATCTTATTGATAATTTTAATATTAAGAAAAAGAAAATTGTTAAAATAAATAATCCTGTTGATTTCGATTTCATCAATGAAAAACTGGCTGTTTCTGTTAAGCCGGAATGTTTCAAATATAATCATAAAAATGTTGTGGCAATAGGAAATCTATCGGCCAGAAAAGGGTTTGATAATTTGCTGAAAGTTTTTTCAAGACTTAAAAATGAAAATATTCTGCTCCATATTCTGGGCGACGGCAAAGACAGGGATGTTTTACTTCAGATGAAGGATTTCCTTGGATTGAAAAACGTAATTTTCCACGGCAGACATGATAATCCGTATCAGTTTTTAAAATATGCAGACCTTTTTATTCTTTCTTCAAGATATGAAGGTTTTCCCAATGTTCTTTTGGAAGCCGGAGCCTGCGGAACCTATTCTCTGGCCAATAACTGTCCCGGAGGAATCAACGAAATTATTCAGCATCAGGTGAACGGTGAGGTTTCAAATATTGAAAACTATGAAGATTTTTCTCAGAAAGTAATGAAAGTTCTACAGGGAAACTATAACCGGGATGCTATTAAAAATTCTATCAGATCAAGATTTTCCAAGGATATTATTCTGAATCAATATGAAAAACTTCTGTTGGATTTAGTCGGGAACTCATAA
- the recQ gene encoding DNA helicase RecQ, translating into MSAKKANLSGELKKYFGFSTFKGQQEQIIENLLSGKDIFVLMPTGGGKSLCYQLPALISEGTAIVVSPLIALMKNQVDAVNGLSSEDGVAHVLNSSLNKTQTKQVFDDIKGGKTKLLYVAPESLIKEDYLDFLKEVKISFVAIDEAHCISEWGHDFRPEYRNLKSIIDRIADVPVIALTATATPKVQDDIQKTLGMTDALVFKESFNRPNLYYEVRPKVNVDKEIVRFINHHKGKSGIIYCLSRRKVEEFAQLLQVNGINALPYHAGLDQKVRVANQDKFLMEEVDVIVATIAFGMGIDKPDVRFVIHYDFPKSLESYYQETGRAGRDGGEGHCLAFYDPKDIEKLEKFLAQKAVSEREIGLQLLNEVVGYAETSMSRRQYILCYFGENFDPVKGDGAAMCDNSSDPPKLKDATADLMKALELIKDTGEKFKSKDVISVIVGKENAVTKSYKLEQTSHFGIGKEEKDNYWKTILRQATVQGFLQKDIETYGVLKMSDKARNFLKAESNAPFLIAEDREFDLSQTKAESEQVQMQASSGLDQNLFGQLKDLRKKVAKKYGIPPYTVFMDPSLEDMTVQYPVSVDEIAKIYGVGEGKAKKYGKEFADFIKAYVEENSIERTQDMVLKQVANKSSHKVFIIQSTDKKIDLEDIARAKNLSMTELLKEMESIVYQGTKLNIDYYIEDNFDEDIVDGFMEFMTESESDSMKVLLDEFGDELSDEEVRMLRIKFISDVAN; encoded by the coding sequence ATGAGTGCAAAAAAAGCCAATTTATCAGGCGAATTGAAAAAGTATTTCGGGTTTTCTACATTTAAAGGCCAGCAGGAACAAATCATAGAAAACTTACTTAGTGGGAAGGATATATTTGTCTTAATGCCGACAGGAGGTGGTAAATCATTATGTTACCAGCTTCCGGCACTTATTTCAGAAGGTACGGCAATAGTAGTTTCGCCCTTAATAGCGTTAATGAAGAATCAGGTAGATGCGGTAAACGGCCTTTCATCAGAAGATGGGGTGGCGCACGTGTTAAATTCATCATTAAATAAGACACAGACCAAACAGGTCTTTGACGATATAAAAGGTGGGAAAACCAAACTTTTGTATGTAGCTCCGGAATCATTGATTAAAGAGGACTATCTGGATTTCCTGAAAGAAGTGAAGATTTCTTTCGTAGCTATTGACGAAGCGCACTGTATTTCAGAATGGGGACATGATTTCAGACCGGAATACCGGAACCTGAAATCTATTATTGACAGGATTGCCGATGTTCCGGTGATCGCTTTGACAGCGACTGCAACACCAAAAGTTCAGGATGATATCCAGAAAACTTTAGGGATGACGGATGCACTTGTTTTTAAAGAAAGTTTCAACCGTCCCAATCTGTATTATGAAGTACGTCCGAAAGTCAATGTTGACAAGGAGATCGTGAGATTTATCAACCATCATAAAGGGAAATCAGGGATCATATACTGTTTGAGCCGAAGAAAAGTCGAGGAATTTGCCCAATTGCTACAGGTCAACGGAATCAACGCACTTCCTTACCACGCTGGTCTTGACCAGAAAGTAAGGGTAGCCAACCAGGATAAATTTCTGATGGAAGAAGTTGATGTTATCGTTGCTACCATTGCATTTGGGATGGGAATCGATAAGCCGGATGTACGTTTTGTCATCCATTATGATTTTCCTAAATCTCTGGAAAGTTACTATCAGGAAACCGGAAGAGCAGGAAGAGATGGTGGCGAAGGCCATTGTTTGGCGTTTTACGATCCTAAGGACATTGAAAAACTGGAAAAATTCCTTGCACAGAAAGCTGTTTCCGAAAGAGAAATCGGACTGCAGCTCTTAAATGAAGTAGTCGGCTATGCTGAAACTTCAATGAGCAGAAGACAGTATATCCTTTGCTATTTTGGGGAAAATTTTGATCCGGTGAAAGGTGATGGAGCAGCGATGTGCGACAATTCTTCCGATCCTCCAAAATTGAAAGATGCCACGGCAGATCTGATGAAAGCTTTAGAGCTTATTAAAGATACAGGAGAAAAATTTAAGTCCAAAGATGTGATTTCTGTAATCGTTGGGAAAGAAAATGCCGTTACAAAATCATATAAACTAGAACAGACTTCTCATTTCGGAATTGGGAAAGAAGAAAAAGACAATTACTGGAAAACCATCTTAAGACAGGCTACTGTTCAGGGATTTCTGCAGAAAGATATTGAAACCTACGGCGTTTTAAAAATGTCTGACAAAGCCAGGAATTTTTTAAAGGCCGAATCTAATGCACCTTTCCTGATTGCTGAAGACAGAGAGTTTGATCTCAGTCAGACTAAAGCTGAAAGCGAGCAGGTACAGATGCAGGCAAGCAGTGGTCTGGACCAGAATCTCTTTGGTCAGTTAAAGGATTTAAGAAAAAAAGTAGCCAAAAAATACGGAATTCCACCTTATACGGTGTTCATGGATCCCAGTTTAGAGGATATGACGGTTCAGTATCCGGTTTCAGTAGATGAGATTGCTAAGATTTATGGAGTAGGAGAAGGAAAAGCCAAAAAATACGGCAAAGAATTCGCAGATTTCATCAAAGCTTACGTTGAAGAAAACAGTATAGAGCGTACCCAGGATATGGTACTGAAGCAGGTGGCCAATAAATCCAGCCATAAAGTATTTATTATCCAGAGTACCGACAAAAAAATTGATCTTGAAGACATTGCAAGGGCTAAAAACCTTTCTATGACTGAACTTTTAAAAGAAATGGAAAGTATTGTTTATCAGGGGACAAAACTGAATATCGATTATTATATTGAAGATAATTTTGATGAAGATATCGTAGACGGTTTCATGGAATTCATGACAGAATCTGAAAGTGACAGTATGAAAGTGCTTCTCGATGAATTCGGAGATGAACTTTCTGATGAAGAAGTACGAATGCTGAGAATAAAATTCATCAGTGACGTGGCAAATTAA